Proteins encoded within one genomic window of Desulforegulaceae bacterium:
- a CDS encoding 3-dehydroquinate synthase II, producing MKRKIWVKNIPFDKEMALTALECGVEGIMVEKGMDEKVKELGIVKTISETGDIKLGKDAVTYKITDGSQEEEIYKLSLGKLVILECTDWSIIPLENLIAKKADIAPIVKSFEEAKTAFEILEKGVSQIMVDVDSPLELKKIIESLLKSNEKIQLEKAVIEKITSLGMGDRVCVDTCTSLLPGEGMLVGNTSSALFLVHAETVENPYVNPRPFRINAGPVHAYTRVPGGKTSYLSELKSGDTVIITKYDGTIEEAVVGRIKQEKRPLMLVEAKIEERSLNIILQNAETIRLTSPDGSPVSIVSLKKGDEVLVAIEEGGRHFGHKIDETITEK from the coding sequence ATGAAAAGAAAGATTTGGGTAAAAAATATACCTTTTGATAAAGAAATGGCTCTTACGGCCCTGGAATGCGGGGTTGAAGGAATTATGGTTGAAAAAGGTATGGATGAAAAGGTTAAGGAACTTGGAATTGTAAAAACAATTTCAGAAACAGGGGATATCAAATTAGGTAAAGACGCAGTTACTTATAAAATAACAGACGGAAGTCAGGAAGAAGAGATTTATAAGCTGAGTCTTGGCAAGTTGGTTATTCTTGAATGCACAGACTGGAGCATAATTCCTCTGGAAAATCTGATTGCTAAAAAAGCTGACATTGCCCCAATAGTTAAGAGCTTTGAAGAAGCTAAGACAGCCTTTGAAATTTTGGAAAAAGGTGTTTCTCAAATAATGGTTGATGTAGATTCCCCATTGGAACTTAAAAAAATAATAGAAAGCCTTTTAAAATCCAATGAAAAAATTCAGCTTGAAAAAGCAGTTATTGAAAAAATAACCTCTCTTGGAATGGGAGACAGAGTTTGTGTTGATACATGCACAAGTCTTTTGCCCGGTGAAGGTATGCTTGTTGGAAATACAAGTTCGGCCCTTTTTCTTGTTCATGCTGAAACTGTAGAAAATCCATATGTAAATCCAAGGCCTTTTAGAATTAATGCTGGTCCTGTACATGCCTATACAAGAGTTCCTGGCGGTAAAACAAGTTATCTTTCAGAATTAAAATCCGGTGATACCGTAATTATAACAAAGTATGACGGAACAATAGAAGAAGCAGTTGTTGGAAGAATAAAGCAGGAAAAAAGACCTCTTATGCTGGTTGAAGCAAAAATTGAAGAAAGAAGCTTAAATATAATTTTACAAAATGCTGAAACAATAAGGCTTACTTCTCCTGATGGAAGTCCAGTCTCAATAGTGTCCCTTAAAAAAGGAGACGAGGTTTTAGTTGCAATTGAAGAGGGCGGAAGGCATTTCGGTCATAAAATTGACGAAACTATAACTGAAAAATAA
- a CDS encoding HU family DNA-binding protein: protein MNKGDLVAEVAKVLSSKKDAQAAVDQVFSAITEALARQENVTLVGFGTFKSSDRKARKGRNPQTGEEIDIPARKVPKFVPGKNLKDAIN from the coding sequence ATGAACAAAGGTGATTTAGTTGCTGAAGTTGCAAAGGTGCTCAGCAGCAAAAAAGATGCACAGGCTGCTGTTGATCAGGTTTTTTCAGCAATCACCGAGGCCCTGGCAAGACAAGAGAATGTAACTCTTGTTGGATTTGGAACATTCAAATCTTCTGACAGAAAAGCAAGAAAAGGAAGAAATCCCCAGACAGGTGAAGAAATTGATATCCCTGCACGCAAAGTTCCTAAATTTGTTCCTGGAAAAAACCTTAAAGATGCAATAAATTAA
- a CDS encoding HPr family phosphocarrier protein, translating to MLKQELTITNELGLHARPAALIAKTVKKARFDIWIEKDSIKVDAGSMIDILSIACQKGSLITLIADSSEDKKTFEEIKNIILNGFGE from the coding sequence GTGCTTAAACAAGAACTGACAATAACAAACGAACTGGGGTTGCACGCAAGACCGGCTGCCTTGATTGCAAAAACTGTAAAAAAAGCTAGATTTGATATCTGGATTGAAAAAGACAGCATCAAGGTTGATGCTGGAAGTATGATAGATATTTTATCAATTGCCTGCCAAAAAGGTTCGCTAATCACATTGATTGCAGATTCCAGCGAAGACAAGAAAACTTTTGAAGAAATAAAAAATATTATTCTAAACGGTTTTGGAGAATAA
- a CDS encoding HD domain-containing protein has product MIDNLENKKKFKKLLSLGTALNKIHDPDVLMEKILKEARDFCNADAGSIYIAEKQNLIISYSQNDTLKENKVVYKKQSVPINNLSIAGFCAKKGEVVVLNDVSNINSSYPLKFNPAFDKMAGYKTRSILAIPMKGDLSKVIGVLQIINPIKKDRTPGQFTKEDIEILLHFAGIAAVSLQKAQLTKSIILKMIQMTELHDPRETGAHVKRVSAYSTELYIAWAVKNKIPNEVINKEKDILKLASMVHDIGKVAISDLILKKPGKLNDEEFEIMKQHTVLGAKIFEEEISEFDKAAKEVILNHHERWDGKGYPGVKKFNGDSNIETRGKKGKGIPLFGRIVSIADVFDALSSKRCYKDPWTDEEVVEFLKENSGRMFDPELIEIFLENIDTMNSISQKFS; this is encoded by the coding sequence ATGATAGACAACCTTGAAAATAAAAAGAAGTTTAAAAAACTTTTAAGCCTTGGAACTGCTCTGAACAAAATCCACGATCCTGATGTATTGATGGAAAAAATACTAAAGGAAGCCAGGGATTTCTGCAATGCTGATGCCGGCTCAATTTATATTGCAGAAAAACAAAATCTTATAATCTCATATTCTCAAAATGATACCTTGAAAGAAAATAAAGTTGTTTATAAAAAACAAAGTGTACCCATAAACAATTTAAGCATTGCAGGCTTTTGTGCCAAAAAAGGTGAAGTTGTCGTTTTAAATGATGTATCAAACATAAACTCAAGCTATCCTTTAAAATTCAATCCCGCTTTTGACAAAATGGCTGGATATAAAACCAGGTCCATCCTAGCCATTCCAATGAAAGGTGACTTAAGTAAAGTTATAGGTGTTCTTCAAATAATAAATCCCATAAAAAAAGATAGAACTCCGGGGCAATTTACAAAAGAAGATATTGAAATTTTACTTCATTTTGCAGGAATAGCAGCTGTTTCTCTTCAAAAAGCCCAGCTAACTAAATCAATAATTTTAAAAATGATACAAATGACAGAACTTCATGATCCTAGAGAAACAGGAGCCCATGTTAAGAGGGTTTCAGCTTACTCTACAGAGCTTTACATTGCCTGGGCAGTTAAAAACAAAATTCCCAATGAAGTAATTAACAAAGAAAAAGATATTCTTAAACTGGCTTCCATGGTTCATGATATAGGAAAAGTTGCTATTTCCGATCTTATACTTAAAAAACCTGGAAAACTTAATGATGAAGAATTTGAAATAATGAAACAGCACACTGTTTTAGGTGCAAAAATTTTTGAAGAAGAAATCTCAGAATTTGATAAAGCAGCAAAAGAAGTAATTTTAAATCACCATGAACGCTGGGATGGCAAAGGCTATCCAGGTGTCAAAAAATTTAATGGAGACTCAAACATTGAAACCAGGGGCAAAAAAGGAAAAGGAATTCCATTGTTTGGTAGAATAGTGTCCATAGCAGATGTGTTTGATGCTCTTTCTTCAAAAAGATGCTATAAAGATCCATGGACCGATGAAGAAGTGGTTGAATTTTTAAAAGAAAATTCAGGTAGAATGTTTGATCCAGAGCTCATTGAAATTTTCCTTGAAAATATTGACACAATGAACTCCATCAGCCAAAAATTCAGTTAA
- the aroE gene encoding shikimate dehydrogenase, translated as MDAHTEVFAVIGNPVKHSLSPFMQNLAFEKLSLNSVYSAFEVVDLESAVKGIKGLGIKGVSVTVPHKENIIKYLDEQSESAKKIGAVNTVTNKNGVLEGDNTDWKGFILSLREHSLIKGKKTLVIGAGGASRGVCYGLASENADLFITNRTKSKGIELAKDFNAEFVDLESIEKLEPEIIINTTSVGMYPYINKSPVDKSLFKGKGVALDIVYNPLNTKFLRDAAMSGFKAVSGVGMFVYQGGLQFEKWTGKKFPFQIMKEKIFHKLRKG; from the coding sequence ATGGATGCTCATACAGAGGTTTTCGCAGTTATTGGAAATCCTGTAAAACACAGTTTAAGCCCTTTTATGCAAAATCTTGCTTTTGAAAAATTATCTTTAAATTCAGTTTATTCAGCTTTTGAAGTGGTTGATCTTGAATCGGCAGTAAAAGGGATAAAAGGTCTTGGCATTAAAGGTGTAAGCGTTACTGTCCCACACAAAGAAAACATAATTAAATACCTTGATGAACAAAGCGAAAGTGCAAAAAAAATTGGAGCAGTAAATACTGTTACAAACAAAAACGGAGTTCTTGAAGGAGACAATACTGACTGGAAAGGTTTTATTCTTTCCCTTAGGGAGCATAGTCTAATTAAAGGTAAAAAAACACTTGTCATAGGAGCTGGAGGTGCTTCAAGGGGTGTTTGTTATGGGCTTGCCTCGGAAAATGCTGATCTTTTTATTACAAACAGAACAAAGTCCAAAGGAATAGAGCTTGCTAAAGATTTTAATGCTGAGTTTGTAGATCTGGAAAGTATTGAAAAACTTGAGCCTGAAATAATAATAAATACAACCTCTGTTGGAATGTATCCTTATATTAATAAATCTCCTGTTGATAAGTCTTTATTCAAGGGAAAAGGAGTTGCCCTTGATATTGTTTACAATCCTTTAAATACAAAGTTTTTAAGAGATGCAGCCATGTCAGGCTTTAAAGCTGTTTCTGGAGTAGGAATGTTTGTTTATCAGGGCGGGCTTCAGTTTGAAAAATGGACAGGCAAGAAGTTTCCCTTTCAAATAATGAAGGAAAAAATCTTTCATAAGTTAAGAAAAGGATAG
- the smpB gene encoding SsrA-binding protein SmpB, translated as MRNNSHTKQIAYNKKARHNLDIEEEYEAGIVLKGTEVKSVREGKISLKEAFAKIKNNEVFVYNLHIAPYTHAYFDNHDPMRPRKLLLNKREIKKLIGKTNEKGFTLVPLKAYLKNGKVKIGLALGKGKKLYDKRRDLKEKEIKREMERSMKKFNQ; from the coding sequence TTGAGAAACAATTCACATACTAAACAAATAGCATATAACAAAAAAGCAAGACATAATCTTGACATAGAAGAAGAATATGAAGCTGGGATTGTTCTTAAAGGCACAGAAGTCAAATCAGTCAGGGAAGGTAAAATAAGCCTTAAAGAAGCTTTTGCAAAAATAAAAAACAATGAAGTTTTTGTTTACAATCTCCATATTGCGCCTTATACCCATGCTTATTTTGATAACCACGACCCCATGAGGCCAAGAAAACTTCTTTTAAACAAAAGAGAAATCAAAAAACTTATAGGAAAAACAAATGAAAAAGGATTCACTCTTGTTCCTTTAAAAGCCTATTTGAAAAACGGAAAAGTAAAAATCGGACTTGCCCTTGGTAAAGGGAAAAAACTATATGATAAAAGAAGAGACCTCAAAGAAAAAGAGATTAAAAGAGAGATGGAAAGGAGCATGAAAAAATTCAATCAGTAA
- the pheA gene encoding prephenate dehydratase: MDNKINNPEISLYRKEIDKIDDTILELLNKRLELGMKIGNIKRETGVKVLDSSREKNILERLKNNNKGPLSEDVIYHIFQVIMSASRDIQNPNMVAYLGPEATNTHLAALKHFDYSGQFVPKNSIPDIFSGVEKGYFKFGVVPVENSIEGAVNHTLDLLFDSQIKICGEIAIAISHDLLSTTTNLLDIEVVYSHPQAFAQCRKWIKENIPDAELKEMSSTAAAARQAVIEKNSAAIANSEASRFYNLNIAASRIEDSTRNITRFLIIGEDEPERTGNDKTTIMFVTSHVPGALYKALQPVSAAGANMVKLESRPIRHKNWHYFFVMDIDGHIKDSSVKSVIAEMKEVCLFLKHSGSYKKFM; this comes from the coding sequence ATGGACAATAAAATTAATAATCCTGAAATAAGTCTGTATAGAAAAGAAATTGATAAAATTGATGATACAATTTTAGAGCTTCTAAACAAAAGACTTGAGCTTGGAATGAAAATTGGAAACATAAAAAGGGAAACAGGAGTAAAGGTCTTAGATAGTTCAAGGGAAAAGAATATTTTAGAGCGTCTTAAAAATAATAATAAAGGGCCTCTTTCAGAAGATGTGATTTATCATATTTTTCAGGTAATAATGTCTGCTTCAAGGGATATTCAAAATCCAAATATGGTAGCTTATCTTGGACCTGAAGCAACAAACACTCACCTAGCAGCTTTAAAACATTTTGATTATTCAGGGCAATTTGTTCCCAAAAACTCGATTCCTGATATTTTTAGCGGAGTTGAAAAAGGATATTTTAAATTTGGAGTGGTTCCAGTTGAAAATTCAATAGAAGGTGCTGTAAATCATACCCTTGATCTTTTGTTTGATTCTCAGATTAAAATATGCGGAGAAATTGCAATTGCAATTTCCCATGATCTTTTATCAACAACTACAAATCTTTTAGATATTGAGGTTGTATATTCCCACCCTCAAGCCTTTGCCCAGTGTAGAAAATGGATAAAGGAAAATATTCCTGATGCTGAACTTAAGGAAATGTCCAGTACAGCAGCAGCAGCAAGACAGGCTGTAATAGAGAAAAATTCAGCTGCAATTGCAAATTCAGAAGCTTCAAGGTTTTACAATTTAAATATTGCAGCTTCACGAATTGAAGATTCAACAAGAAATATAACAAGGTTTCTTATTATTGGAGAAGATGAACCTGAAAGAACAGGAAACGATAAAACTACAATAATGTTTGTAACTTCCCATGTTCCAGGAGCATTGTACAAGGCTCTTCAGCCTGTATCAGCAGCAGGAGCAAACATGGTAAAGCTTGAGTCAAGGCCCATACGACATAAAAACTGGCACTACTTTTTTGTAATGGATATTGACGGTCATATTAAAGACAGTTCTGTAAAATCAGTAATTGCTGAAATGAAAGAAGTTTGTCTTTTTTTAAAACATTCAGGTTCCTATAAAAAATTTATGTAA
- a CDS encoding 2-amino-3,7-dideoxy-D-threo-hept-6-ulosonate synthase, translating to MIGKQIRLERIINRNTRRTIIVPMDHGITVGPIEGIKNMKDAVNKIAKGGANAVIEHKGAVEDGLRGKGPDIGLIVHLSASTAMSVYPNAKTIVCSVEEAIRLGADAVSVHVNLGNGEEKNMLKDFGKITYEARSWGIPVLAMMYPRGERIKDEYDPEVVKHAARVGAEMGADIVKVSYTGSPESFREVVEGCFVPVVIAGGAKMDSDKDILEMVKGSLDAGGSGVSIGRNVFQHRSPEKIVRAFSALIHENSSVEEAMKIINS from the coding sequence ATGATAGGGAAGCAGATAAGGCTAGAAAGAATTATTAATAGAAACACCAGGAGGACGATAATAGTTCCCATGGATCACGGGATTACTGTAGGGCCAATTGAAGGTATTAAAAACATGAAGGATGCTGTGAACAAGATTGCAAAAGGCGGAGCAAATGCTGTTATTGAGCATAAAGGTGCTGTTGAAGACGGTCTTAGAGGAAAAGGGCCTGATATTGGCTTGATAGTTCATCTTTCAGCTTCAACTGCAATGTCTGTATATCCAAATGCAAAAACAATAGTATGTTCTGTTGAAGAAGCCATAAGACTTGGTGCCGATGCTGTTTCAGTTCATGTAAACCTTGGAAATGGTGAAGAAAAGAATATGTTAAAAGATTTTGGGAAAATAACCTATGAGGCAAGGAGCTGGGGAATTCCTGTTCTTGCCATGATGTATCCAAGGGGAGAAAGAATTAAGGATGAATACGATCCTGAAGTTGTAAAGCACGCTGCAAGGGTTGGGGCGGAAATGGGCGCTGATATTGTAAAAGTATCATATACAGGCAGTCCTGAAAGTTTCAGGGAAGTTGTTGAAGGATGTTTTGTTCCTGTGGTTATTGCAGGGGGGGCAAAAATGGATTCTGACAAAGATATTTTAGAAATGGTTAAGGGTTCACTTGATGCAGGTGGTTCTGGAGTGTCCATAGGAAGAAATGTTTTTCAGCATAGATCTCCTGAGAAAATAGTAAGGGCATTTTCAGCTTTGATTCATGAAAATTCAAGCGTTGAAGAGGCAATGAAAATTATTAATTCATAA
- the ptsP gene encoding phosphoenolpyruvate--protein phosphotransferase — translation MNDQMLEQRIQGIAGAPGICIGKAYLVDSGNVDIVKKYSLPKSEIKPEIARFKTAVNNAKNELKEVIRNTPQALGEHVQILETHLLLFKDKMLYEKTIKTIEQKAFNAEWALKTIVDETKRIFKNIEDEYLKSRGADIVHVADRIMLNLTGAVEVNIAGIKKRVILVAKDLSPAQTSQIQLDKIMGFITDTGGTASHTSIIARTLELPCVLGLENVTSQIKNDDIIIVDGLEGVVIINPDDETLIEFEDKKKDYELRHAEVTRASHLPAKTKDGVTINVMGNIEFGEEVVSVKDHGGDGIGLFRTEFLYMNRDSYPDEDEQFEKYKEVAELMSPGEVTIRTLDVNGDKALRYSRGQLPETNPALGLRAIRFCLKKKDIFRAQLKAILRASYFGKIQILFPMISSLGEVLEAKKILSQCKKELDDNKINWDKNIKTGIMIEVPSAAIIADTLAKEVDFFSLGTNDLVQYTLAIDRGNEEVAHLYNELDPSVLRLIKNTVKVAKENNLGLSICGEMAGNPLNIPLLLGLGIKNFSMYPNGIPQIKQIIREMEVKETIAFTKELFKQNNPEDSKNLIKDKYGDKLKL, via the coding sequence TTGAATGACCAAATGCTTGAACAAAGAATACAAGGCATAGCCGGTGCTCCCGGTATATGTATAGGAAAAGCCTATCTTGTTGATTCGGGAAACGTTGATATAGTAAAAAAATACAGTCTTCCAAAAAGTGAAATTAAACCAGAAATCGCAAGATTTAAAACAGCAGTAAACAATGCAAAAAACGAACTAAAGGAAGTAATTAGAAATACTCCTCAAGCTCTTGGAGAGCATGTTCAAATTCTTGAAACACATCTTTTGCTTTTCAAGGACAAAATGCTTTATGAAAAAACAATTAAAACAATTGAACAAAAAGCTTTTAACGCTGAATGGGCTTTAAAAACAATAGTTGATGAAACAAAACGAATTTTTAAAAATATTGAAGATGAATATTTAAAAAGCCGGGGGGCAGATATTGTCCATGTTGCAGACAGAATAATGCTTAACCTCACAGGTGCTGTTGAAGTTAATATAGCAGGTATAAAAAAAAGAGTTATTCTGGTTGCCAAAGATCTTTCTCCCGCACAGACAAGCCAAATACAATTGGACAAAATTATGGGGTTTATCACTGATACAGGCGGAACAGCCTCTCACACAAGCATTATAGCCAGAACTTTAGAGCTTCCCTGTGTGCTGGGCCTGGAGAATGTAACCTCCCAAATAAAAAATGATGACATAATAATAGTAGACGGCCTTGAAGGCGTTGTAATAATAAACCCCGATGATGAAACTCTTATTGAATTTGAAGACAAGAAAAAAGACTACGAGCTAAGACATGCGGAAGTAACCAGAGCAAGTCATCTTCCGGCAAAAACAAAAGACGGTGTTACTATAAATGTAATGGGAAACATTGAGTTTGGTGAAGAAGTTGTTTCTGTTAAAGATCATGGCGGAGACGGGATTGGCCTTTTTCGAACTGAATTTCTCTACATGAATAGAGACAGCTACCCGGATGAAGATGAACAGTTTGAGAAATATAAAGAAGTTGCCGAACTCATGTCTCCGGGCGAAGTTACAATAAGAACCCTTGACGTCAACGGTGACAAAGCTCTTAGATACAGCAGGGGACAGCTTCCTGAAACAAATCCAGCCTTAGGTTTGAGAGCAATAAGGTTTTGTCTTAAAAAAAAGGATATATTCAGAGCTCAGCTTAAAGCTATTTTAAGAGCTTCATACTTTGGAAAAATTCAGATTCTTTTCCCCATGATTTCTTCTCTTGGGGAAGTCCTTGAAGCAAAAAAAATACTTTCCCAATGCAAAAAGGAACTCGATGATAACAAAATCAACTGGGACAAAAATATAAAAACAGGAATAATGATAGAAGTTCCTTCTGCAGCAATAATTGCTGATACTCTTGCAAAAGAAGTTGATTTTTTCAGTCTTGGAACAAACGATCTTGTTCAATACACCCTTGCAATCGACAGGGGTAATGAAGAGGTTGCCCACCTGTACAACGAACTTGATCCCTCTGTTTTAAGGCTCATAAAAAACACAGTTAAAGTAGCTAAAGAAAACAATCTCGGACTTTCTATTTGTGGAGAAATGGCTGGAAATCCCTTGAACATCCCATTACTTCTTGGGCTTGGGATAAAAAACTTCAGTATGTATCCCAATGGAATTCCCCAAATTAAACAAATAATCAGAGAAATGGAAGTCAAGGAAACAATTGCTTTTACAAAAGAATTGTTCAAACAGAACAACCCTGAAGATTCCAAAAATCTCATCAAAGATAAATACGGGGATAAACTGAAATTATAA